The following are encoded together in the Phocoena sinus isolate mPhoSin1 chromosome 11, mPhoSin1.pri, whole genome shotgun sequence genome:
- the CCR4 gene encoding C-C chemokine receptor type 4: protein MNPTGIADTTLDESIYNNYYLHENAPKPCTKEGIKAFGELFLPPLYSLVFLFGLLGNSVVVLVLFKYKRLKSMTDVYLLNLAISDLLFVLSLPFWGYYATDQWVFGLGLCKLVSWMYLVGFYSGIFFITLMSIDRYLAIVHAVFSLRARTLTYGVITSVATWAVAVLASLPGLVFSTCYTEHNHTYCKTKYSFNSTRWKVLSSLEINVLGLVIPLGIMLFCYSMIIRTLQHCKNEKKNKAVKMIFAVVVLFLGFWTPYNVVLFLDTLVKLEVLQDCTFERHLDYAIQATETLAFVHCCLNPVIYFFLGQKFRKYIVQLFKTCQGTLVLCQYCRFLPIYPDTPSSSYTQSTVDHDLHDAL, encoded by the coding sequence ATGAACCCCACGGGTATAGCAGACACCACCCTGGATGAAAGCATCTATAACAATTATTATCTTCATGAAAACGCCCCCAAACCTTGCACCAAGGAAGGTATCAAGGCATTTGGGGAGCTTTTCCTGCCCCCCCTCTACTCCTTGGTCTTTCTGTTTGGTCTGCTTGGAAATTCTGTGGTGGTTCTGGTCCTGTTCAAGTACAAGCGGCTCAAGTCCATGACCGACGTGTACCTGCTCAACCTTGCCATCTCGGACCTGCTCTTTGTGCTCTCGCTCCCTTTCTGGGGCTACTATGCCACAGACCAGTGGGTGTTCGGGCTCGGCCTCTGCAAGCTAGTTTCCTGGATGTACCTGGTGGGCTTCTACAGCGGCATCTTCTTCATCACACTCATGAGCATCGACAGGTACCTGGCCATTGTGCACGCGGTCTTCTCCCTGAGAGCGAGGACCTTGACTTACGGGGTCATCACCAGCGTGGCCACGTGGGCAGTGGCTGTGCTCGCCTCCCTCCCAGGCCTTGTGTTCAGCACGTGTTATACTGAGCACAACCACACCTACTGCAAAACCAAGTATTCTTTCAACTCCACGAGGTGGAAGGTTCTGAGCTCCCTGGAGATCAACGTTCTAGGGCTGGTGATCCCCTTGGGGATCATGCTGTTCTGCTACTCCATGATCATTAGGACCTTGCAGCACTGCAAAAATGAGAAGAAGAACAAGGCAGTGAAGATGATCTTTGCCGTGGTGGTCCTCTTTCTGGGGTTCTGGACCCCTTACAACGTGGTGCTCTTCCTGGACACCCTGGTGAAGCTGGAGGTCCTTCAAGACTGCACCTTTGAGAGGCACCTGGACTATGCCATTCAGGCCACAGAGACCCTggcttttgttcactgctgccTTAATCCGGTCATCTACTTTTTCCTGGGGCAGAAATTTCGCAAGTACATCGTACAGCTCTTCAAAACCTGCCAGGGCACTTTGGTGCTCTGCCAGTACTGTAGGTTCCTCCCGATTTACCCCGACACCCCCAGCTCATCTTACACACAGTCCACGGTGGACCACGATCTCCACGATGCTCTGTAA